AGCATCCCTTTTCTGCTTCTACTGTTGCTGCTTTATTTTTAAAGGAAATAGTCCGTTTCATGGTTTTCCTTCTTCGATTGTGTCGGATCGTGATCGAATCTTCTTGAGCTCTTTTTAGCGTGAACTTTTCCGTTTGCAAGGGACTAACTTAGTCTTAACACGGCCTTTCACCCACAAACCGATGGCCAATCTAAAATTGTTAACAAGGCTCTTGAAACCTTCTTGCGGTGTTTCATTAATGGCCAACCCAAGCATTGGGAAAAATGGCTATCATGGGCTGAATTTTGTTACAACACCGCCCCTCATGCCACTATCATGATGACTCCATTCCAGGCTTTATATGGGCGACCTCCTCCTCACCTCGTCTGTTTTGGTAACTCTCGTACCCAGGTCGATAGTTTGGAACAACTTCTAAAGGAATGGGATGCCATGCTCGATGAAATTGAGTTCAATTTGATCAAAGGGCAACAAGCTATGAAGTACAATGCTGATTTGAAGCGTCGGGAAGTCTCTTTTGTGGAAGGTGATTTGGTGTTCCTCAAGCTTCAACCCTATCGGCAACGTTCCTTGGCCAAACGATCTAATGAAAAATTGGCTCCTCGTTTCTTTGGTCTATACTCTGTTCTCCAGAAAATAGGCTATTCTCCTTTTATGGTTTGTGTGTAGTAAACTCTCTTTGTTGTGCACAAacccaataacaaatttatttggGAGTGTGTAGATTGATAGAGTATGAAACATATTATGAGACTACAAATATCAGCTTAGGCTTTTGGTTTAATTGGTTCCCTAACAGAGATAGAATAGTTAGAGCCAGGTATTACATTTTGTATGCGGAATGTTGATATAATTAGTATAATTGCCCTTGTTGCAGGTTGGAGCCCAAAGTGCACAAATGAAGTTCACTCCAGTGTACCAACACTTCTCATGGCAATCATACAATGAGGAGACAACTTCAACTGATGACAATACGTTTTCGGTCGTGGGTTTATTAGAACAAGTTAATACTACAAGAGATAGGACTGATTACTTGTGGTATATGACTGAGTGAGTACTCGTGCATATAAACTTCCTTCTAATTTAGGAATTTTCTTACATCATTTAGTTAAATCGTGTGCACTTTTCATTTACGTGTAGTTgcacatgatgtttgctatcaagggtcagtcggaaacaatctctttgttagtcttatcactaacaagggtaagattgCATACATCTGACCTCCAAACCCCAACTTAAATGGGAGTCATTTAATGGCGTTTCGGTAATGGAACATTGTTGTATTCGGTTTACATTTCTCATACTTGTGTGTTGTTCTCTTACAGAGTCAACATTGATCCTGGTGAAGGATTCTTGACGAGTGGAAAATGGCCAATTCTTAACGTTATGTCAGCTGGacatgctttgtatgttttcaTCAATGGAAATTTAGCTGGTAACTATGATATCTTTTAACTTCAATTATGCAAAATCTATCCCAATAGCATCTCAAAGATTATGGAATCTTATTTCCTAGACAGACACAAAAGAAGTATGTATTAAGTTCATTTACTATCTCTTCGTTTGTGACATGGAATGAAAATGAGCCGGGTCCACAGTCCATTACATAACAGCTGCTTTAGAATGGATTTTGAGCTTATTGATCCACAAAGTACCATTGCATAACATTTGATAACTTATGAAGTAATAGCCACTATAAGTggttattttaacattttagctattaactttttttaaaaatgtgttTGGTTCAAAGGTCTATATAATTCtagaaaagttgaattattatgaTAAAATGGATTTTATTTAAGCTAACAATTCACATTGTGATGTCTGAGAAACCAGTCGTAACACCACGAGGGGTCGCGTCCGCGCCATAGTGACCGCGCAATCGCGACAACTTCCATGATTTTTTCTTATGAGCTCTACTCACACGTAACTAATTGATTGTTGATTTTTGCTAAGTTAAATGACataactttcttttttttctttttgtggtAGATACTGCATATGGAAGTCTTGAATTTCCAAAGGTTACTTTCAGTGAAGGTGTGAATTTGAGGGCTGGAATCAACAAAATCTCATTACTAAGCCTTGCTGTTGGGTTACCGGTGTGTTCTCTGTTGCTCACACTTATAAGATAATTTGTCAAATGCACTTGGTCATGTATATATCatagtgtcacatgatttgttAAATTTTCTCGTAAATCGCAATAAAAAATGCGAAGTACGGTCAGTTGTAGGCTATTATttggtcattttgagcgaattgcgaATAGCCAATGAATTATGTAACATTGATTCTATCACAACTGTCTACCATGATACTTTTCCCTCTAAATTACTAAATAGTTCTTTTTTGTCAGAATGTTGGCCCTAATTTTGAGCGGTGGAATGCTGGTGTTCTTGGTCCTGTTTCTTTAAGCGGTCTGAACGAGGGGAGGAGGGACTTGACATGGCAAAAATGGTCATACAAGGTGCAATCCGTTTTCATGAACTGGTGTTAGTTATCTTGGAAAATAACTCACATGTGATCCGACatcgaagaattagagagagGTTGACAAACATATATACGTGATGTGCCACTCCTtctaataccaattggtttAGGATGGAATCTCATCGGGTTTGTATGcagtcaactctcctcttatgCGGGTGTTGTTGTGTACAAGCCCAATAACAAATATAGAAAGTTTTCGTCCATcgttttattttatactattcTCATTTGGTTTCCTCTTAGATTGGGATGAAGGGAGAATCCTTGAATCTACATTCGCTTACAGGCGTCTCCAATGTTGAGTGGATCGAGGGCAAGTTTTTAGCTCAAAGACAGCCGTTGACATGGTACAAAGTGAGTTTTCAAACCTTTAACTTCGACATAACATTTTTGTGAACCGGATATTATTTAAATAGGCATTATTCGGTCGATGATTTCAGACTACTTTTAATGCTCCATCTGGAAATGAACCCCTTGCTTTAGATATGGGTGCAATGGGTAAGGGTCAAGTATGGATTAACGGACATAATATTGGACGTTATTGGCCTGCTTATGTAGCAAAAGGTTCGTGTAGCGACTGTAGCTATGCGGGGTATTTTAGTGAGAAGAAATGCTTAAGCTATTGTGGAGATGCTTCTCAAAGATGGTGAGTAAAATACTTGGAACTCTGCTCCATTCTATAGTCCCCATAAAAAGAGTACTCCTGAACGGTATTACATGATTCGCCGGCTAATAAGCTTTTTTGCAATTCGCTCTAAATGACCCAAAAATAGCTTAAAGTTAAACCGACCTTAATTCACTTTTTTTGATTCGTCATTCACGAGGAGATTAGAAAATCTATGACATTGTTCTTGGATAATAAATTCTTACGATCACATTGAATCATTGATATGTTCGTTATTTCGATGTACCAAAGATTAATAATTCCTTGGTTTCGAATTATAGTGGATTATATGGcttattaaatcatgtgcacttcttttttatgtgaagttgcaagtAATATCTGCTACCGGGAGTCGattggaaacaacctctttgttatcattaACTAAGGTAAGGTTATGCGCATTCAACCTTCTCAAATTTCGCTTAGGTGAGTCACTTAATGGTATTGGGGTATAGAATATAGCATTGAATCATTGATAAAACTTGAGATTAACACCATCATCGTTTTTCATAATTCTATGTTCGACCAATGACAAAGATGATTTCAGGTACCACGTTCCTCGGTCATGGCTGAAGCCAACCGGAAATCTGATGGTTGTATTTGAAGAAATGGGTGGAGACCCAAACTACATAtctttgatgaagaaagaaataaGCAGTATTTGTTCCGACATGAACGAGTGGCAACCGAACCTCGTAAATTGGCATTTGAAATCTTCTAGGAGGATCAACAAACCATTGCGACCAAAGGCTAACCTATGGTGTGCTCCTGGTCAGAAGATATCCTCTATTAAGTTCGCGAGTTTTGGTACACCGGAAGGATCTTGTGGAAGTTATAGACAAGGAAGCTGTCACGCTCACAAGTCCTACGATATATTCGAAAGGGTATGTTCACCTTGCCTTAAAAATTTAGGAGTAtagaattttcattttgtctgaTCCCCTATCATACCCTTAGAATGGAAATGAGGTTGTTCCGTTACATAATGCCACTTTATATTGGATTTTGAGCTTACGAAACTGTAAACCCCATTACATAACCTATTATTCAAAAACATGGAGTAACAACCATAATAATTTGCTATTCTAACATATCCAGGGGCGGAGCAAAGATTTTACAGaccctatttattttttgcgatGTCTTATAAAATGGGCCCCTccattatattaaaagataaaaaaatttccacttcgagaaaaataatttaagacaaAATGTATTGTATGTTGCAACattatattacttcaaatataaaaaaggttTACTAACAAATCACTTAAAAGGTGTTGCTCAAAACCGGTTCTGAATAGCACCATTAAATAATTGAGGCCGGCCCCTTATCTCTGGGGCCCTAGGCGGTTGGTTACCCTGGATAGCCTAAGAACCGGCCTTGGCGTTAACAACATCACGACTATTATCGCGTTCGCAACTTGCGCCTCATTCAGGGCTTGTTCGCCAGGTTGAGTTAGGGCTTTGAGCATGGCAGTATGCTGTGCTGCCCTTTTGTCCTGTTAGTAAAAATTTCAATCCTTGGTCCATGTTTGCTAGGCTGCTCACTTCTATAATTTGAATCCATCGGACGACATCAGTCTTCTTCTAGCTGAAATTTAGCTTCTTGTGTGTTCAGGATTGTGTTGGTCAAGCGGGTTGTGCAATAACTGTTGAGCCCGAGCTATTTGGGGGTGATCCATGTCCTAGTGTTATGAAAAAACTTGCTGTCGAGGCTATTTGCAGCTGATGTGTGGCGCTATCATGATCTTGTGAGGAAAGCCTTGGAGCTCTCCGATTCTTTCGATAATTAAGTTCGGGTTTTGCAACGTTTCCTCTTATTTTTCGTTCGTACACACCATA
The Amaranthus tricolor cultivar Red isolate AtriRed21 chromosome 11, ASM2621246v1, whole genome shotgun sequence DNA segment above includes these coding regions:
- the LOC130827903 gene encoding beta-galactosidase 1-like isoform X1, which gives rise to MVLNKPLNLIFFSIFWGFLVLNLFIIVNAIVGYDHQAITINGQRRILISGSIHYPRSTPEMWPDLIQKAKEGGLDVIQTYVFWNGHEPEQGKYYFEDRYDLVKFIKLIQQAGLYAHLRIGPYVCAEWNFGGFPVWLKYVPGISFRTDNEPFKAEMQRFTEKIVNMMKAEKLFESQGGPIILSQIENEYGPMEYELGAPGRAYSNWAAKMAVGLSTGVPWVMCKQDDAPDPIINTCNGFYCDYFSPNKAYKPKMWTEAWTGWYTEFGGPVPSRPAEDMAFAVARFIQKGGSFVNYYMYHGGTNFGRTAGGPFIATSYDYDAPLDEFGLRKQPKWGHLKDLHRAIKLCEPALVSSDPTVIRLGSSQEAHEFKSKSGACAAFLANYNPSSYAKVAYGNNHYNLPPWSISILPDCKNTVYNTARVGAQSAQMKFTPVYQHFSWQSYNEETTSTDDNTFSVVGLLEQVNTTRDRTDYLWYMTEVNIDPGEGFLTSGKWPILNVMSAGHALYVFINGNLADTAYGSLEFPKVTFSEGVNLRAGINKISLLSLAVGLPNVGPNFERWNAGVLGPVSLSGLNEGRRDLTWQKWSYKIGMKGESLNLHSLTGVSNVEWIEGKFLAQRQPLTWYKTTFNAPSGNEPLALDMGAMGKGQVWINGHNIGRYWPAYVAKGSCSDCSYAGYFSEKKCLSYCGDASQRWYHVPRSWLKPTGNLMVVFEEMGGDPNYISLMKKEISSICSDMNEWQPNLVNWHLKSSRRINKPLRPKANLWCAPGQKISSIKFASFGTPEGSCGSYRQGSCHAHKSYDIFERDCVGQAGCAITVEPELFGGDPCPSVMKKLAVEAICS
- the LOC130827903 gene encoding beta-galactosidase 1-like isoform X2; this translates as MDMSLNKEKYDLVKFIKLIQQAGLYAHLRIGPYVCAEWNFGGFPVWLKYVPGISFRTDNEPFKAEMQRFTEKIVNMMKAEKLFESQGGPIILSQIENEYGPMEYELGAPGRAYSNWAAKMAVGLSTGVPWVMCKQDDAPDPIINTCNGFYCDYFSPNKAYKPKMWTEAWTGWYTEFGGPVPSRPAEDMAFAVARFIQKGGSFVNYYMYHGGTNFGRTAGGPFIATSYDYDAPLDEFGLRKQPKWGHLKDLHRAIKLCEPALVSSDPTVIRLGSSQEAHEFKSKSGACAAFLANYNPSSYAKVAYGNNHYNLPPWSISILPDCKNTVYNTARVGAQSAQMKFTPVYQHFSWQSYNEETTSTDDNTFSVVGLLEQVNTTRDRTDYLWYMTEVNIDPGEGFLTSGKWPILNVMSAGHALYVFINGNLADTAYGSLEFPKVTFSEGVNLRAGINKISLLSLAVGLPNVGPNFERWNAGVLGPVSLSGLNEGRRDLTWQKWSYKIGMKGESLNLHSLTGVSNVEWIEGKFLAQRQPLTWYKTTFNAPSGNEPLALDMGAMGKGQVWINGHNIGRYWPAYVAKGSCSDCSYAGYFSEKKCLSYCGDASQRWYHVPRSWLKPTGNLMVVFEEMGGDPNYISLMKKEISSICSDMNEWQPNLVNWHLKSSRRINKPLRPKANLWCAPGQKISSIKFASFGTPEGSCGSYRQGSCHAHKSYDIFERDCVGQAGCAITVEPELFGGDPCPSVMKKLAVEAICS